One part of the Ziziphus jujuba cultivar Dongzao chromosome 2, ASM3175591v1 genome encodes these proteins:
- the LOC107418688 gene encoding uncharacterized protein LOC107418688 isoform X6: MEDNGVVNPEEAKHEEVERSDEMEEVSDSKEKVETHSTGSAQVDQKVKEKDIPPLEDDLEEMELDRKRHLNVVFIGHVDAGKSTTGGQILFLSGQVDDRTIQKYEKEAKDKSRESWYMAYIMDTNEEERVKGKTVEVGRAHFETETTRFTILDAPGHKSYVPNMISGASQADIGVLVISARKGEFETGYERGGQTREHVQLAKTLGVSKLLVVVNKMDDPTVNWSKERYDEIESKMIPFLKSSGYNVKKDVQFLPISGLLGTNMKTRVDNKSCPWWTGPCLFEALDSIEITPRDPNGPFRMPIIDKFKDMGTVVMGKVESGSICEGDSLLVMPNKAQVKVVAVYCDEDKVRRAGPGENLRVRLSGIEEEDIISGFVLSSVAKPIPAVTEFLAQLQILELLDNAIFTAGYKAVLHIHAVVEECEIVELLQQIDPRTRRPMKKKILFVKNGAVVVCRIQVNNMICIEKFSEFAQLGRFTLRTEGKTVAVGKVTDLA; this comes from the exons ATGG AAGACAATGGTGTTGTTAATCCAGAAGAGGCTAAGCATGAAGAAGTTGAGAGATCTGATGAAATGGAGGAAG TTTCAGATTCAAAGGAGAAGGTTGAAACACATTCCACTGGGTCAGCCCAAGTTGATCAAAAAG tgaAAGAGAAAGATATTCCTCCCCTAGAGGATGATCTAGAGGAGATGGAATTAGATAGGAAGAGACACTTGAATGTTGTATTCATTGGTCATGTGG ATGCTGGTAAGTCCACCACTGGAGGCCAGATACTTTTCCTTAGTGGACAGGTTGATGACCGAACAatccaaaaatatgaaaaagaagcAAAGGATAAAAGTAGGGAAAGCTG GTATATGGCATATATTATGGACACCAATGAAGAGGAGAGGGTTAAG GGAAAAACAGTTGAAGTTGGACGAGCACATTTTGAAACAGAGACAACTAGATTTACAATTTTGGATGCACCA GGTCACAAGAGTTATGTCCCAAATATGATTAGTGGTGCATCTCAAGCTGATATTGGAGTACTT GTTATTTCTGCTCGAAAAGGAGAATTTGAAACTGGGTATGAGAGAGGTGGACAGACCCGTGAACATGTCCAGCTTGCAAAAACTTTGGGTGTCTCTAAGCTGCTTGTTGTCGTGAATAAAATGGATGATCCTACAGTGAATTGGTCTAAAGAAAG GTACGATGAAATTGAGTCAAAGATGATACCATTTCTGAAGTCATCCGGCTACAATGTGAAAAAAG ATGTCCAGTTCCTGCCAATATCTGGCCTGCTGGGTACAAACATGAAAACTAGAGTTGATAATAAATCATGTCCATGGTGGACTGGTCCCTGCCTCTTTGAAGCCCTTGACTCCATTGAAATTACTCCACGAGATCCAAACGGTCCAttcag GATGCCTATTATAGACAAATTTAAAGACATGGGAACTGTTGTTATGGGCAAAGTAGAGTCCGGTAGCATTTGTGAAGGTGATTCACTGTTGGTGATGCCAAATAAG GCTCAAGTGAAAGTTGTTGCTGTATACTGTGATGAAGATAAGGTCAGACGTGCAGGACCTGGAGAAAATCTACGAGTTAGGTTATCAGGAATTGAGGAAGAGGATATAATCTCGGGTTTTGTTTTATCAAGTGTTg CAAAACCAATACCTGCTGTTACTGAGTTTCTTGCCCAGCTGCAGATCCTTGAATTGCTGGATAAT GCAATCTTTACAGCTGGCTATAAGGCTGTCTTGCACATTCATGCTGTTGTTGAAGAGTGTGAGATTGTTGAGCTGTTACAGCAGATTGATCCAAGGACAAGGAgaccaatgaaaaagaaaattctcttTGTGAAGAATGGTGCTGTTGTTGTATGCCGGATTCAG GTGAATAATATGATATGTATTGAGAAGTTCTCAGAGTTTGCGCAGCTTGGAAGGTTTACGCTTCGTACTGAAG GAAAAACAGTTGCAGTTGGGAAAGTCACTGATCTTGCTTGA
- the LOC107418688 gene encoding eukaryotic peptide chain release factor GTP-binding subunit isoform X1, with protein sequence MDIEEEIRSLQLEPAAEDNGVVNPEEAKHEEVERSDEMEEVSDSKEKVETHSTGSAQVDQKVKEKDIPPLEDDLEEMELDRKRHLNVVFIGHVDAGKSTTGGQILFLSGQVDDRTIQKYEKEAKDKSRESWYMAYIMDTNEEERVKGKTVEVGRAHFETETTRFTILDAPGHKSYVPNMISGASQADIGVLVISARKGEFETGYERGGQTREHVQLAKTLGVSKLLVVVNKMDDPTVNWSKERYDEIESKMIPFLKSSGYNVKKDVQFLPISGLLGTNMKTRVDNKSCPWWTGPCLFEALDSIEITPRDPNGPFRMPIIDKFKDMGTVVMGKVESGSICEGDSLLVMPNKAQVKVVAVYCDEDKVRRAGPGENLRVRLSGIEEEDIISGFVLSSVAKPIPAVTEFLAQLQILELLDNAIFTAGYKAVLHIHAVVEECEIVELLQQIDPRTRRPMKKKILFVKNGAVVVCRIQVNNMICIEKFSEFAQLGRFTLRTEGKTVAVGKVTDLA encoded by the exons ATGG ATATTGAAGAGGAGATTCGATCATTACAGCTTGAGCCGGCAG CAGAAGACAATGGTGTTGTTAATCCAGAAGAGGCTAAGCATGAAGAAGTTGAGAGATCTGATGAAATGGAGGAAG TTTCAGATTCAAAGGAGAAGGTTGAAACACATTCCACTGGGTCAGCCCAAGTTGATCAAAAAG tgaAAGAGAAAGATATTCCTCCCCTAGAGGATGATCTAGAGGAGATGGAATTAGATAGGAAGAGACACTTGAATGTTGTATTCATTGGTCATGTGG ATGCTGGTAAGTCCACCACTGGAGGCCAGATACTTTTCCTTAGTGGACAGGTTGATGACCGAACAatccaaaaatatgaaaaagaagcAAAGGATAAAAGTAGGGAAAGCTG GTATATGGCATATATTATGGACACCAATGAAGAGGAGAGGGTTAAG GGAAAAACAGTTGAAGTTGGACGAGCACATTTTGAAACAGAGACAACTAGATTTACAATTTTGGATGCACCA GGTCACAAGAGTTATGTCCCAAATATGATTAGTGGTGCATCTCAAGCTGATATTGGAGTACTT GTTATTTCTGCTCGAAAAGGAGAATTTGAAACTGGGTATGAGAGAGGTGGACAGACCCGTGAACATGTCCAGCTTGCAAAAACTTTGGGTGTCTCTAAGCTGCTTGTTGTCGTGAATAAAATGGATGATCCTACAGTGAATTGGTCTAAAGAAAG GTACGATGAAATTGAGTCAAAGATGATACCATTTCTGAAGTCATCCGGCTACAATGTGAAAAAAG ATGTCCAGTTCCTGCCAATATCTGGCCTGCTGGGTACAAACATGAAAACTAGAGTTGATAATAAATCATGTCCATGGTGGACTGGTCCCTGCCTCTTTGAAGCCCTTGACTCCATTGAAATTACTCCACGAGATCCAAACGGTCCAttcag GATGCCTATTATAGACAAATTTAAAGACATGGGAACTGTTGTTATGGGCAAAGTAGAGTCCGGTAGCATTTGTGAAGGTGATTCACTGTTGGTGATGCCAAATAAG GCTCAAGTGAAAGTTGTTGCTGTATACTGTGATGAAGATAAGGTCAGACGTGCAGGACCTGGAGAAAATCTACGAGTTAGGTTATCAGGAATTGAGGAAGAGGATATAATCTCGGGTTTTGTTTTATCAAGTGTTg CAAAACCAATACCTGCTGTTACTGAGTTTCTTGCCCAGCTGCAGATCCTTGAATTGCTGGATAAT GCAATCTTTACAGCTGGCTATAAGGCTGTCTTGCACATTCATGCTGTTGTTGAAGAGTGTGAGATTGTTGAGCTGTTACAGCAGATTGATCCAAGGACAAGGAgaccaatgaaaaagaaaattctcttTGTGAAGAATGGTGCTGTTGTTGTATGCCGGATTCAG GTGAATAATATGATATGTATTGAGAAGTTCTCAGAGTTTGCGCAGCTTGGAAGGTTTACGCTTCGTACTGAAG GAAAAACAGTTGCAGTTGGGAAAGTCACTGATCTTGCTTGA